GCCACATCTAATTTAACAACTTCATTGAAATCCTTGATCTCACTTCGCCCGCTGACTTGCCACAAGCCTGTTATCCCAGGTTTAAAACTCAATCGACGTTTTTGTTCAGGAGTATATTTCTCATACTCATCCACTGTTGGGGGACGGGTTCCGACCAGACTCATATCTCCCATTAAAACATTCCAAAACTGCGGTAACTCATCTAGGCTGGTCTTACGAATAAAGCGACCAATTGGAGTGATACGAGGATCATCATCGACCTTAAACATGCCCCCCTGCATAGTATTTTGCGCCAAAAGTTCTTGTTTCCGCTGCTCAGCATTCACGCACATAGATCTAAATTTATAGAAAGTGAAATGTCGACCATTTTTTCCAATACGCGTTTGAGAAAAAATCGCTGGCCCACCATCTTGTCGAATCATCGGAACCAAAACAATGCTCACCAAACCACAAATAATCAAGCCGACAATCGAACCGACAATATCAATGAACCGTTTAGCAATGACATGACTGGTCTTATAAAATTTTGTAGAAAACGTGATAACATTCAGCCCTGCCATCCCACGAATCTTTTTATCACTACCTAGATAGTTATTAAAAGCATTCAGATTAACTGTAACATCAATTCCCATTGTCTCAAAAAGTGAGATAAACTCCCCGATGTCGTACTCTTCACTTGGTAGATTGATAAAGACCTCATCGACAACTTCATGAGTAGCAAAGTCTAAGATATTCTCAGCAGGTACAACCGTTAAGGATTGATGCTGAAAATCAGGCTGGTCTAAAACACTGACTGCCACCAAGTTCCAAAAAATTTCTCCCGACTCTATCAGCCTATCGATGACTTTTTCAACCCTAGAGGTCGCTGTTATCAAGAATATCTTCTTACTCCCCTTGAGATTTGGAAAGATGCTTTTTCTATAGCGTTTAATGCATAGATTCAACAAATACAACAGAATAGAGTGTATTGTCAAAAAATAAATCATTCCTCGTCTAGAGATACTAAAACGATCTTCTAAGAAAAAATTCGAAATACTGATAGCTAAAGCAAAGAACACGATATACTTTGTCGTGTTGATAAACTCTGCTAAATAACCCCTTTTAAAAAAATCATGCCCATAATCACTGATATAAAAAATAAAAAAATGAAGAATGAACAAGATAATAACAGAAGTATTTACAATCTCTGTTTCCTTAACAAAACTAAGTAAATAAGCTAATAAAATGACAAGAAAACTCTGGATTGTCGCCAAAGTAATCTTCAATCCCTTTTCTTCCATAATATCTTCCCTAAACTATTTATTATTTTTTGCCATAATTCCCATAGTTTCCATATGCTCCATAGGAGCCATATTTTTCAACTGAAGTATTGAGTTTATTAAGCACAATTCCTAAGAATGGTTTGCCTGTTTGTTCGAGTTGTTCTTTAGCTTTTTGGACATCACGACGATTTGTTTCACCAGCAGCAGTTACTAAAACAGAAGCGTCACACTTCTGCGTGATAATCGCTGCATCGATAACAACTCCAATCGGAGCAGTATCTACAACGATGTAGTCAAAGTACTTGCGTAAGGTGTCAATCATGGTCGCAAAATTTTCACTTTGTAACAAAGCTGTTGGGTTTGGTGATACAGAGCCCGCTTGAATGACAAACAAATTTTCAACATTGGTTTCACATAAACCTTGTGATAGGTCTGTTGTACCTGACAAAAACTCTGTTAGACCTGTAATTTTTTCCCGTGATTTAAAGACACCTGACATGACTGAATTACGGATATCCGCATCAATCAACAGCGTCTTATAGCCCGCACGAGCGAAAGCCCAAGCAATATTGGTAGAAGTTGTTGATTTTCCTTCTCCTGGTTTGACAGAGGTAATGGAAATCACTTTCAAGTTATTCCCACTCAATTGAATATTGGTGCGAAGGGCATTGTAGTATTCTTCTGCTTTTCTTGCCAAATCTAATTTTTTTTGTGCAATTTCTAACGTTGGCATTTTTCTCTCCTATTTCAATTTATCCAAATTTGGAACTACTCCCAATAGTGCTATTTGCATCACGTCCTCAATATCTTCTGGACGTTTCACTCGTGTATCCAAGAGCTCAACTAGGAGAACTGTGACAACCATTACAACCGCCCCCGCAAGGAATCCAACCAGGGTATTGCGACGAATATTTGGTGAAGATGGCGATGTTGCAGGGCGTGCTTCTTCAAGCGTTGTCACATCCGAAACGCGAGTGACGCTGATAATCTTTTGAGCCGCAACCTCTCTCAAAGAGTTGGCGATACGGCTAGCTTCCTCAGGTGCACGGTCTGTAACAGAAATAGATACAATACGCGTATCCACTGGAACTGTTACCTTGATTTTACTAGCTAGACCTTTTGGAGGGAGTTCTAGTTTCAAATCAGTCGCAACCTTCTCTAAAACGTCTTGCGAGAGAATGATTTCGCGATAGTCTTTTACCAAATAAGATCCTGCTTGCAAGTCTTGGTTAGTCAAGCCAGGCTTATCTCCCTGATTGCGATTGACCACATAAATTCGGGTCGTACTCGTAAACTCCGGCTTCACAATAAAACTACTGTAGGCAAATGCTACTGTCCCTGTCACGAATGCTACCAAAGCAATTAACAATTTTCGTTTCCAAAGGATTTTAAGTAAGTGAAATACATCGATTTCCATCATATTTTGTTCTTTCATTTTTTCTCCTAAATCAATTGATCCATTATTATTTTTCGGGGATTATCCTTAAAAAGTTCCTTAGCCTTATCTTCACTGTATTTTTTGGCAATGATATCATAGGCTTCCTCCATATGAGGAGGTCTGTGATCCAAGTTGTGCATATCACTTGCTATCACGTGAACCAGATCTCGTTCCAAGAAATACTGGGCTCTCTTTTTCATAAATTTATAGGTTTCTCCGAAGAGTTTTGGTTTCAAAACATGAGAACTATTGACCTGAGTATAACATCCCATATCAATCAGCTCTCGCACGCGCTTTTCATTGTTTTCCAAAGCATCGTAACGTTCAATGTGGGCAATGACGGGTGTAATGCCTAGCATTAGAATATCACTCAATCCCTTATGCATATCTCGATAAGCTGTATTCATACTAAACTCAATCAAAGCATAGCGACTATCGTTAAGGGTTGGGATTAATTTCTTTTCTAACTTCTCAACAACATCTGGCGTATAGTAGATTTCTGCCCCATAGGCAATGATTAGGTCATCAGCAACTTCCTTAGCCATTTCTCGTACCTTCAGAAAGTTGGTTGCGATTTTTTCTTCAGAAGTTTCAAACATTCCTTTTCGTCTATGCGATGTTGAAACGATTGTCCGCACTCCTTGACTATAGGCCTCTCTAAGAAGTTTTTTACTCTCCTCTATCGACTTTGGACCATCGTCCACATCAAAAACGATGTGCGAATGGATATCTATCATGCTACTTGCCCTCCATCACATCATTGATAGCAGCTTTGGCAGCGGCCAAGCTACTTTCATCAATTTCCATCATGTAGAGGTTACTATCTGGCATAGCGTATGAAGGAAGATCCGTGCGTCCAGTTCCCTTCAAGTCTTGAGAGTTGACTTTGTAATTCCCGCCACTCTCCAATTGAGTATTAACCAGATCCATCATGGTTTCCAAAGGCATATTGGTCTGAAGAGAATCTTGCAATCCTTGGATGATGTTATCGTAGTTTTTTAAAGCCTCAGTTGACGTCAACTTCTGAATAATAGCTACAATAACCTTTTGTTGGTTCCGACCACGATCTCGATCTCCATCTGCTAGAGAGTAGCGCTCACGGACAAAACCAAGAGCTTGCTCAGAGTCTAAATGAACATTCCCAACAGGGAAATGGTACTTGCCATGCAAAGAAGTGAAATCCTGATCATTATAGACATCAACACCACCTAAAAGGTCAATCAACTTCAAGAAAGAAGTGAAGTTCAAGCGAACATAGTAGTTAATATCCACCCCATAGAGATTTTCCAAAGTATGAATCGACGAGTCCACTCCATAGATTCCAGCGTGGGTCAATTTATCCTTTTGATTATTTCCCCCATCCGCAATCGGAACATAGGAATCTCTAGGCGTTGTAGTCAGAAGGATTTTCTTGGTATCTCGGTTCACAGTCATTAGAATATTCACATCCGAACGCGAAACGGAACTAATCGGACCATAGGTATCAATACCACTCACATAAATATTGAAAGCTTTATTCTTCGATACCTTTGGTGCCGCAACATCCTTAGTTAATTGTTTTGTATAGATTTTTTTGATTTTTGAAGCATAATCTGGATACTCTGCTTCAATGATATTTTCAAAGACACTATTTAAGACAATTGCTTTCGTTTCGCCAGAAAGCAGACTCTTATAAGCTGCTAGATAAGAAGTACTCTGTTCAACTGTCAAGTCTTTACTCTGTGTCGTCTTAATATCCGCCACCAACTTTTGGATATTATCATTATCTGTTTCAGTCGGACCTGTTACACTATCCAACTGGGTCACATTATTGATTTCACTATCTTTCAAAACGACCACACTCATCGAATACTCTGAGTAGTTTGAGGTCGCATTGATATGATTGGTAAAACCGACAAACTGTTGCAAAGCATAGAGAGAAACGGAGCTAACTACGATAGCAAGTGTCAAAAAGAAAACCGTAAACTTCTCGGCTTTTTTATACACTATCAGAAGGATTGCAATTACAGCAGAAATAAAAATAAGAACCGCCGTAAGGATATTGAGGTACCGAAAAGCTAAGATATTATGTTTAAAAATTAAGAACAGCAAAAAACCACTCAATAATAAATAAATGGTTGCTAAAACTATATTAATATTTCGTTTCACATTCCCTAAACGAGCTCTCTTTGAACGTCTACTCATGATAATCCCCTATACACGTTAATAGTTATAAATATTATATCACAATCATGATGGAAATTCCATCCATCCTTGCTATTTTCAGCGTTTTCATTCGCTTTTGTTCTCTTAAGTTGCTCTAAAATATAAGCAAAGTTCCAAATGCCATTCTGCACAAAAAGACAAGGCGCTCAGGGGCAACCTTGTCTGTAATCTTATTTTACGTGGTTTTCAAACTCTTTTTGGCTCTTTTCGATAGCTTTTTTACTTTCTTCTTCCCACTTAGCCTTGGCTTCATCAAATTGTTTCTTGGTAACAGGGTCTTTTTGTAATCTCATGTACTTATAATTATTTCCGTCACCCTTGATTCCCACTAGGGAGTAGGCACGTGTAAACGGAGTTACTTTGGTTACAGAGGCTGTACCACCATTTGACATAGCAGACATAACTAGAGAATTGTCAATCATCCAAGCTTGAGCTTCAGCGTATTTTTCATAACGCTTAGCGACATCTTTATTCTCAGCATCTGCTTCTTTTAGAAGTTTCGTATAGATATCGAGCCCCAAACTCTTAATGAGCTCTTGGTCTTCCTTGGCATCAAGACCAAAAATCTTGAGATAGAAGCCAGTTTCAGCATTGAAGGGATCTAGATAAGTTGATGGATCCTGGTAATCACCAACCCAACCATCAAAGTTTAGGTCGTAGTCACGAGCTGCTGGATTTGGTGCTAGGAAGGCAACATTTCCAAAGTCATCTGTAGAAAGCTGTTGAACATCAATGACGATATTGTCAGAACCTAGTACTGTTTCAAGGGTTTGTTTGACCGAGTTCATACCAGAGACCGCATTTTTATTCGTCTGATCAACAGGGACATCCAAATGGATTGGGAAAGTCACGCCTTGGGCTTCCAATTCCTTTTTAGCTTCCGCAAATTTTGCTTGGGCCTTTTCCTTGTTAAAGTAGGCATCTTGAGCATCTGCCAAATTGATACCTGACCACTCAGTTCCGTAGTTCACAAGCTTAGAAGCTGTTACTTCTCCAAAGGTCTTATCTCCCACCTGGACAAATGTTGGAGGAACTAGAGTATTACGAAGGGTTTTACTCGCTGCTTCTTCACCGTTAGATTGAGCAGAGTAGGCTGTTCGATCAATACCAAAGTTGATAGCCTGACGGAAATTTTTATTTAAGATAGCTGTTTGAGCTGATTTCTTTTGTTCATCCGTTGTTTTAGCGGTATGATTATAGGTTTTGCGGTTGACGTTAAAGTTAAAGTACCAAGATGTCTTGTCTTGCAAGCTATAAACGATATTGTCTTGGTATTTTTCTTTTGTCTTAGCATAGTTCGAACTATTTGGATAGACTCCTGCAATCGAGTAAGCACCACTTTCAAAGTTTCGAATGGTCATCTCCTGATCTGACCCATCAAAGTAAGCTAACTTAACTTTTTCAATGGTTACTTTGTCATGGTCATAATAGTGTGGATTCTTCACATATTCAATCGAAGATTTTGATGTAAAATCTTTTAACAGATAGGGACCATTATAAAGGATACTGTCTGGTGTCAAGGTACCAAAATCTTTATCCTTTGATTTCAAGAACTCTTCGTTGACTGGGAAAAGAATACTATTGGTTGTCTTAGAGTTCCAATAAGGTTCTGGTCGTGTCAAAGTGTACTCAACCGTATAGTCATCCAAGGCTTTGACACCAACAGTTGAAAAGTCATTGGTCACACCCGTCACATAGTCATTCAATCCCTTGATTGAATTT
This Streptococcus oralis DNA region includes the following protein-coding sequences:
- a CDS encoding tyrosine-protein kinase, with amino-acid sequence MPTLEIAQKKLDLARKAEEYYNALRTNIQLSGNNLKVISITSVKPGEGKSTTSTNIAWAFARAGYKTLLIDADIRNSVMSGVFKSREKITGLTEFLSGTTDLSQGLCETNVENLFVIQAGSVSPNPTALLQSENFATMIDTLRKYFDYIVVDTAPIGVVIDAAIITQKCDASVLVTAAGETNRRDVQKAKEQLEQTGKPFLGIVLNKLNTSVEKYGSYGAYGNYGNYGKK
- the cpsA gene encoding LCP family glycopolymer transferase CpsA, which produces MSRRSKRARLGNVKRNINIVLATIYLLLSGFLLFLIFKHNILAFRYLNILTAVLIFISAVIAILLIVYKKAEKFTVFFLTLAIVVSSVSLYALQQFVGFTNHINATSNYSEYSMSVVVLKDSEINNVTQLDSVTGPTETDNDNIQKLVADIKTTQSKDLTVEQSTSYLAAYKSLLSGETKAIVLNSVFENIIEAEYPDYASKIKKIYTKQLTKDVAAPKVSKNKAFNIYVSGIDTYGPISSVSRSDVNILMTVNRDTKKILLTTTPRDSYVPIADGGNNQKDKLTHAGIYGVDSSIHTLENLYGVDINYYVRLNFTSFLKLIDLLGGVDVYNDQDFTSLHGKYHFPVGNVHLDSEQALGFVRERYSLADGDRDRGRNQQKVIVAIIQKLTSTEALKNYDNIIQGLQDSLQTNMPLETMMDLVNTQLESGGNYKVNSQDLKGTGRTDLPSYAMPDSNLYMMEIDESSLAAAKAAINDVMEGK
- a CDS encoding peptide ABC transporter substrate-binding protein, with product MIKLKKRLIGTGLVLATGILLSACGQSNTDTSTYSSTFSANPTTFNYLLDYYADNTAVITNLVDGLLENDSYGNLVPALAEDWFVSSDGLTYTYKLRKDAKWYTADGEEYASVKAQDFVTGIKYAADNKGQAMDLIQNSIKGLNDYVTGVTNDFSTVGVKALDDYTVEYTLTRPEPYWNSKTTNSILFPVNEEFLKSKDKDFGTLTPDSILYNGPYLLKDFTSKSSIEYVKNPHYYDHDKVTIEKVKLAYFDGSDQEMTIRNFESGAYSIAGVYPNSSNYAKTKEKYQDNIVYSLQDKTSWYFNFNVNRKTYNHTAKTTDEQKKSAQTAILNKNFRQAINFGIDRTAYSAQSNGEEAASKTLRNTLVPPTFVQVGDKTFGEVTASKLVNYGTEWSGINLADAQDAYFNKEKAQAKFAEAKKELEAQGVTFPIHLDVPVDQTNKNAVSGMNSVKQTLETVLGSDNIVIDVQQLSTDDFGNVAFLAPNPAARDYDLNFDGWVGDYQDPSTYLDPFNAETGFYLKIFGLDAKEDQELIKSLGLDIYTKLLKEADAENKDVAKRYEKYAEAQAWMIDNSLVMSAMSNGGTASVTKVTPFTRAYSLVGIKGDGNNYKYMRLQKDPVTKKQFDEAKAKWEEESKKAIEKSQKEFENHVK
- the cpsC gene encoding capsular polysaccharide biosynthesis protein, giving the protein MKEQNMMEIDVFHLLKILWKRKLLIALVAFVTGTVAFAYSSFIVKPEFTSTTRIYVVNRNQGDKPGLTNQDLQAGSYLVKDYREIILSQDVLEKVATDLKLELPPKGLASKIKVTVPVDTRIVSISVTDRAPEEASRIANSLREVAAQKIISVTRVSDVTTLEEARPATSPSSPNIRRNTLVGFLAGAVVMVVTVLLVELLDTRVKRPEDIEDVMQIALLGVVPNLDKLK
- the cps4B gene encoding capsular polysaccharide biosynthesis protein Cps4B; translated protein: MIDIHSHIVFDVDDGPKSIEESKKLLREAYSQGVRTIVSTSHRRKGMFETSEEKIATNFLKVREMAKEVADDLIIAYGAEIYYTPDVVEKLEKKLIPTLNDSRYALIEFSMNTAYRDMHKGLSDILMLGITPVIAHIERYDALENNEKRVRELIDMGCYTQVNSSHVLKPKLFGETYKFMKKRAQYFLERDLVHVIASDMHNLDHRPPHMEEAYDIIAKKYSEDKAKELFKDNPRKIIMDQLI
- a CDS encoding sugar transferase, whose translation is MEEKGLKITLATIQSFLVILLAYLLSFVKETEIVNTSVIILFILHFFIFYISDYGHDFFKRGYLAEFINTTKYIVFFALAISISNFFLEDRFSISRRGMIYFLTIHSILLYLLNLCIKRYRKSIFPNLKGSKKIFLITATSRVEKVIDRLIESGEIFWNLVAVSVLDQPDFQHQSLTVVPAENILDFATHEVVDEVFINLPSEEYDIGEFISLFETMGIDVTVNLNAFNNYLGSDKKIRGMAGLNVITFSTKFYKTSHVIAKRFIDIVGSIVGLIICGLVSIVLVPMIRQDGGPAIFSQTRIGKNGRHFTFYKFRSMCVNAEQRKQELLAQNTMQGGMFKVDDDPRITPIGRFIRKTSLDELPQFWNVLMGDMSLVGTRPPTVDEYEKYTPEQKRRLSFKPGITGLWQVSGRSEIKDFNEVVKLDVAYIDDWTIWKDIEILLKTVKVVFMRDGAK